Proteins encoded within one genomic window of Babesia bigemina genome assembly Bbig001, chromosome : IV:
- a CDS encoding acyl CoA binding protein, putative encodes MSDTLFEAAVKFISNGTGFTATDEDKLSFYKYFKQATIGDCNIAKPGFFQLQQKYKWEAWDSVRGMAQEAAKAAYVALLDKLCPSWRN; translated from the coding sequence ATGTCGGACACTCTCTTCGAGGCCGCCGTCAAATTCATCTCCAATGGCACGGGCTTCACCGCCACCGACGAAGATAAACTGTCTTTCTACAAGTACTTCAAGCAGGCCACGATTGGCGACTGTAACATAGCCAAACCGGGCTTCTTCCAATTGCAGCAGAAATACAAGTGGGAGGCCTGGGACAGCGTCCGCGGCATGGCGCAGGAGGCCGCGAAGGCAGCCTATGTAGCTTTGTTGGACAAGTTGTGCCCTTCGTGGCGCAACTGA
- a CDS encoding 50S ribosomal protein L33, putative, translated as MGVLGHLYACISILLLAALSSATCFNPLSPGARQNAYDRPTTRFEIGAKRRKSARVLITLECTEARKLGLQPSRYYTSKNKANTPERLELMKYNKYLRRHTLHKEIR; from the exons ATGGGCGTTTTGGGACACCTGTACGCGTGTATTTCCATCCTTCTGCTGGCCGCGCTGAGCTCCGCGACGTGCTTCAATCCGCTATCGCCAGGCGCCCGGCAGAACGCCTACGACCGCCCAA CGACGCGGTTCGAGATTGGCGCTAAGCGACGCAAGAGTGCACGCGTGTTGATTACGCTAGAGTGTACCGAGGCGCGTAAGCTGGGTTTGCAGCCGTCGCGGTATTACACGTCTAAGAACAAGGCGAACACCCCGGAGCGGCTGGAGCTCATGAAATACAACAAGTATCTGCGCCGCCACACTTTGCACAAGGAAATAAGGTAG
- a CDS encoding ABC1family protein, putative, whose protein sequence is MNQNAVPADRFSRVANIAGLMINVASTTAKQAVQRYMQVGAERRWTLTTVQGERGNVIQQAMASDENVKLLVDCLCKMRGTALKFGQLLSLQYGILPESIRRALVDVRHRADVMPEEQVIQILRNELGDGWRDKFEVFDLQPMASASLGQVHSAVTKDGRRVCVKVQFPGVADSIDSDVANLIFICTKTNLIPKNFFIKQFARELKVELTTECDYGNEASFYKIFKQLQLEGFSVPDVIDEVSTRRVITTEFVPGVPVEDCKHLPQHVRDSIGDRLLRISLSELFIFGLMNTDPNPSNYLYDEKTDLIGLIDFGSCRSFNPEFVREYSKLVLASVDEDTEKIVSLSRSLGFLGDEDTDEMVRHHVESVLITGEPFRHDGRFDFRKHDIIQQCREKASIILKIRKQPPPPEVYSLHRKLAGCYVICQLLGAHVDAKSIFETISQAL, encoded by the exons ATGAACCAAAACGCAGTGCCAGCTGACAGGTTCTCGAGGGTTGCCAACATCGCAG GCCTCATGATTAATGTGGcatcgacgacggcgaAGCAGGCCGTGCAGCGCTACATGCAGGTGGGAGCCGAACGGCGATGGACGCTGACGACGGTGCAGGGAGAGAGGGGCAACGTCATACAGCAGGCAATGGCGAGCGACGAGAACGTGAAACTGCTCGTCGACTGCCTTTGCAAAATGCGGG GGACAGCGCTTAAGTTCGGCCAgctcctcagcctgcagtaTGGCATACTGCCGGAGAGCATCAGGAGAGCCCTCGTCGACGTCAGACACAGGGCCGACGTCATGCCTGAAGAGCAGGTCATACAG ATTCTCCGAAACGAGCTTGGAGACGGCTGGCGGGACAAGTTTGAGGTCTTCGACTTGCAGCCGATGGCCAGCGCTTCGCTGGGGCAG GTGCACAGCGCAGTCACAAAGGACGGGAGACGAGTTTGCGTTAAAGTGCAATTTCCAGGCGTCGCCGACTCAATCGACAGCGATGTTGCAAACCTGATCTTCATATGCACCAAGACGAACCTCATACCCAAAAACTTCTTCATCAAACAGTTCGCAAGGGAGCTCAAGGTCGAACTCACGACGGAGTGCGACTACGGAAATGAAGCCAGCTTCTACAAAATATTCAAACAGCTGCAACTGGAGGGATTCTCTGTGCCCGATGTGATTGACGAGGTGTCAACCAGAAGGGTAATCACCACGGAATTTGTTCCAGGG GTGCCGGTGGAAGACTGCAAGCACCTTCCGCAACACGTTAGGGATTCCATAGGAGACCGACTGTTGCGAATTTCGCTCTCAGAGTTGTTCATATTTGGTCTTATGAACACG GACCCCAACCCCAGCAACTACCTCTACGACGAAAAGACGGATCTCATCGGGCTGATAGACTTCGGGTCAT GCAGGTCGTTTAACCCAGAATTTGTAAGAGAGTACTCCAAGCTGGTACTCGCCTCAGTGGATGAG GACACAGAAAAGATTGTATCGCTCTCAAGGTCGCTGGGGTTCCTCGGCGACGAGGACACGGATGAGATGGTGAGGCACCACGTGGAGTCCGTGCTCATAACCGGGGAGCCATTCCGCCATGACGGACGGTTCGACTTCAGAAAACACGACATCATACAACAG TGCCGAGAAAAGGCGTCAATCATTCTCAAAATTCGAAAGCAACCGCCGCCTCCGGAGGTATACTCACTACACAGAAAGCTGGCCGGGTGTTACGTAATCTGCCAGCTTCT